The nucleotide window CCGCTCGCGCAGGCGCCTTACGTGCCGCTCGCCGAACTGGCCACGGTTGACGTCGCTCCTGGTCCCAACCAGATCAGCCGTGAAGATGGCAAGCGGCGCGTGGTGGTGAGCGCGAATGTCCGTGGGCGCGATGTCGGCTCGTTCGTGGCGGACGCGCGCGAGCAGATCCGCCAGGACGTGCAGGTGCCCTCCGGTTACTGGTTGTCGTGGGGCGGACAGTTCGAGCAGTTGCAAAGCGCGAGCGAGCGCCTGAAGCTGGTCGTGCCGCTTTCGCTTTTCATGGTGTTTGTCCTGCTGTTCATTATGTTTAATAATGCTAAGGATGGTTTGCTGGTTTTCACGGGCATTCCATTCGCTTTGAGCGGCGGCGTGCTGTCGCTCTGGTTGAGGGGTATTCCGCTTTCCATCACCGCGGCCGTGGGGTTCATCGCGCTGTCGGGCGTTGCAGTGCTCAACGGACTCGTCATGATTTCCTTCATCCGAAATCTGCGCGATGAAGGCACGGCGCTGGACGCGGCCGTCCGCGAGGGCGCCTTGACACGGCTGCGGCCCGTGCTAATGACGGCACTCGTCGCGTCGCTCGGCTTTTTGCCGATGGCGTTCGCAACCGGCACGGGCTCGGAAGTGCAGCGTCCGCTGGCAACGGTGGTCATCGGCGGAATTCTGTCGTCCACGGCGTTGACATTGCTGGTCTTGCCCGTGCTGTACCGGGCCGCTCATTCGTCGTCATGGCGCGCTGCTGCATCGAGCTGGCTGGGGAAAGCGTCGCCCGGCCAGTTGCTGCGCCGGTTGGGTATTTTTTCGAGGTAGTGGGAATGCGGATTCTGTTGGTGGAAGATGAGCCGAAGACCGGCGCTTATTTGCGAAAAGGCTTATCGGAGGCGGGATACGTCGTTGATTGGGCGGAAGACGGTGTGACGGGCCAGCATCAGGCGGAGACGGAAGACTACGACCTGCTGATTCTCGACGTGATGCTGCCGGGACAGGACGGTTGGACGCTGCTGCAAAACCTTCGCCGCACACGGCCCACGCCCGTGCTGTTTCTCACCGCGCGCGACGACGTGGGGGACCGCGTCAAGGGACTGGAACTCGGCGCCGACGACTACCTCGCGAAGCCGTTCGACTTCGTCGAGCTGATCGCGCGCGTGAGGTCGATCCTGAGACGCGGCAAGCCGCGCGAATCCGCGTCGCTGAAGGTCGCCGATCTCGAACTGGACCTGACGCGGCGCAAGGCGACCCGGCAGGGCGACGTGATCCTGCTCACCGCCAAGGAATTCACGCTGCTGTGGCTGCTGATGCGTAAGGAAGGGGAAATCCTGCCGCGCGCGACGATCGCGTCGCAAGTGTGGGACATGAACTTCAACAGCGATACGAACGTGGTCGATTCGGCAATCAGGCGGCTGCGCTCCAAGATCGACGACGCCTACGAATCCAAGCTCATTCACACCGTGAGAGGCATGGGGTATGTGCTGGAAAACCGGGGCGGCGGCAATTGATCGGGCGCGCGGTGCCACGTACGCTGCGTGCAAGGCTCACGGCTCTCATCATCCTGTCCACGTCGGCGATCCTCGCGCTCAGCGGGCTTGCGCTATATCAGGCGCTTCGCAGCCGCCTCGAGTCGACCTCGATCGAGCAGATGTCCAGCACGATGGCGGCGTTGCGCACGCATCTGGCGGGGATTCCGACTGTGGAGGGCATTGCCGGCGATGCGCAGACGTTGATCGACCACCTGCATGGGCATCCGCACATGGCGCTTGCCATCTACGGTACGGCGGGGCAGCGCCTGTTGAGCACCGCGGGGTTTAAGCCCTCTGCGCCGATTCTCGCAACCGGGGTGAGCGGTTCGCCTGTAGCTCTCACGCGCGCCCGCTCGAATCTTCGATACCTGGCGGAGAGCGCGCCGCTCAATGGCGGGATTGGACCGCGGGTGCGCGTCGTCGTTCAGTACGATCGAACCAGTGATCAGGCTCTGTTGCACGCATACGTGTATACCGCGCTGGTCATTGAAGTGTTGGGTGTGCTTCTGGCCGCCGCGTTCGCCTACGGCATCGCCATGCTCGGCCTGCTCCCGCTGCGCAGGCTGGTGGCCCGGGCAGAGGAGATGTCGACGAGCGGCCTGGCGCAGCCGCTACCGGAATTGGATGTGTCGTGCGAGTTGAGGGAACTGGAGCAGGCCTTTAACGGCATGCTGGCGCGGCTCGACGAATCGTTCACCCGGCTGAGCCAGTTCTCCGCCAATCTCGCGCACGATATGCGCACGCCGCTCACCAATCTGCTTGCCGCTGCTCAGGTGGCGTTGTCACAGCGTCGGAGCGCGGAGGACTACCGGGACGTGATCGAGTCGAGCGTGGACGAGTATCAGCGGCTGTCGCGCATGATCGAAGACATGCTTTTCCTCGCGCGCTCCGATCAGGCTGACGCGCTGCTGTCCTTCCGTTCATTCGACGCGGTCGCGGAAGCCGAACGCGTCGCCGGCTACTACGAGACCGTAGCCGAAGATGCGCAGGTCAAGATCGAGGTGATGGGCGAGGGCAAGGTGCGGGCCGATCTGCTGCTCTTTCAACGCGCGCTCAGCAACCTGCTGTCGAACGCGCTCGTGCAGGCGCCGCAAGGCAGCACCATAGCCATCGACTGCAAGGAAGAGCCGGACTCGACCACGCTGAGCGTGTCGGACTCAGGAGCGGGAATCGAAGCTCGCCATCTTGAACGCATATTCGAGCGGTTCTATCGTGTGGACCCTGCGCGGCACCGTTCGGCATCGGGCACGGGGCTGGGTCTTGCCATCGTGAAGTCGATCTTGAACAGCCATGGAGGACAGTGTGGCTGCGAAAGCCGGCCTCACGTCCGCACCCGTTTCTGGCTGCGCTTTCCCAACCACGGCGGTTCACGTAACGGCATGACGACGTCCCCGACACGCGACGCCGTGCGCAAAGCGTGAGGGCGCCCCGGTCATTGGCAACAGGTGCACGCATGCCGCCGGACATGTTGTTCCCGGCGGCACGTGCCGTTACTTCGCGGCGAGCTTGTCATGCTGGTCCATTGAAGCCGCCGTTTCGCCGCCATGCGACGAAATTGCGTGCGTCTGCTTGTTGCGGGCAATCGTGTTGGCGTCTGCCGGGTATCGTGTCTTGCTGGTTGGAATCACGCCATCGTGTTGCGCTTGAACCAATTCCTGTTTCACCTCCGCGCGAGACTTGCCTTGTGCCTGCGCAACTGGCGAGGCCGCGCCGAATATCGTCAGGACAGCGACGGACAGGGTGAAGAGTCTTGCAGTAGTCATGTTGAAACCTCCTGTGTGACGACCGCCGTTTGGCGATTCGTGAGCCCAGTATGAATCGCAGG belongs to Paraburkholderia aromaticivorans and includes:
- a CDS encoding heavy metal sensor histidine kinase, translating into MIGRAVPRTLRARLTALIILSTSAILALSGLALYQALRSRLESTSIEQMSSTMAALRTHLAGIPTVEGIAGDAQTLIDHLHGHPHMALAIYGTAGQRLLSTAGFKPSAPILATGVSGSPVALTRARSNLRYLAESAPLNGGIGPRVRVVVQYDRTSDQALLHAYVYTALVIEVLGVLLAAAFAYGIAMLGLLPLRRLVARAEEMSTSGLAQPLPELDVSCELRELEQAFNGMLARLDESFTRLSQFSANLAHDMRTPLTNLLAAAQVALSQRRSAEDYRDVIESSVDEYQRLSRMIEDMLFLARSDQADALLSFRSFDAVAEAERVAGYYETVAEDAQVKIEVMGEGKVRADLLLFQRALSNLLSNALVQAPQGSTIAIDCKEEPDSTTLSVSDSGAGIEARHLERIFERFYRVDPARHRSASGTGLGLAIVKSILNSHGGQCGCESRPHVRTRFWLRFPNHGGSRNGMTTSPTRDAVRKA
- the irlR gene encoding heavy metal response regulator transcription factor IrlR; translation: MRILLVEDEPKTGAYLRKGLSEAGYVVDWAEDGVTGQHQAETEDYDLLILDVMLPGQDGWTLLQNLRRTRPTPVLFLTARDDVGDRVKGLELGADDYLAKPFDFVELIARVRSILRRGKPRESASLKVADLELDLTRRKATRQGDVILLTAKEFTLLWLLMRKEGEILPRATIASQVWDMNFNSDTNVVDSAIRRLRSKIDDAYESKLIHTVRGMGYVLENRGGGN
- a CDS encoding DUF4148 domain-containing protein, whose protein sequence is MTTARLFTLSVAVLTIFGAASPVAQAQGKSRAEVKQELVQAQHDGVIPTSKTRYPADANTIARNKQTHAISSHGGETAASMDQHDKLAAK